From Pseudoalteromonas sp. R3, one genomic window encodes:
- a CDS encoding group II truncated hemoglobin yields MKQLIKRIFNQDASDNPSSDETHQAPTPEKTPYEIIGGEAGTRALANRFYDIMESDPYAKPLYDMHPLPLDRIRQVFFEFLSGWLGGPDLFAEQYGHPRLRMRHMPFTINKDLRDQWMYCMDKALDQEVDNPLLREGLRKSLAQLATHMINHD; encoded by the coding sequence ATGAAGCAGTTAATTAAACGCATCTTTAATCAAGATGCAAGTGACAATCCATCCTCAGATGAAACACACCAGGCTCCGACGCCCGAGAAAACGCCTTACGAGATCATCGGTGGCGAAGCTGGCACTCGAGCGCTCGCCAACCGTTTCTATGACATTATGGAAAGCGACCCTTACGCTAAGCCTTTATACGATATGCACCCGTTACCATTGGATCGCATCCGGCAGGTATTTTTCGAGTTTCTATCTGGCTGGCTCGGTGGCCCGGACTTATTTGCAGAGCAATATGGTCATCCCAGACTCAGAATGCGCCATATGCCATTTACGATAAATAAAGACCTACGTGATCAGTGGATGTACTGTATGGACAAAGCCCTTGATCAGGAAGTAGACAACCCTTTGTTACGAGAAGGGTTGCGTAAATCGCTGGCTCAATTAGCCACACACATGATAAATCACGACTAA
- a CDS encoding gamma carbonic anhydrase family protein, with product MTNEYKGRSYKGKTPKLAAGVYVDESAVLVGDIEVGEDSSVWPLVAARGDVNYIKIGKRTNVQDGSVLHLTRSSASNPDGYPLIIGDDVTVGHKVMLHGCQLGNRILVGMGAIVMDNVVVEDDVIIGGGALVPPNKRLESGYLYVGSPVKQARPLNEQEIAFLKTSAQNYVELKDDYLSELD from the coding sequence ATGACAAATGAGTACAAAGGCAGAAGTTATAAAGGCAAAACCCCAAAATTAGCCGCCGGCGTGTATGTGGATGAAAGCGCCGTTCTGGTTGGCGATATAGAAGTAGGAGAAGACAGTAGTGTCTGGCCTTTGGTCGCAGCGCGAGGAGACGTTAACTATATAAAGATTGGCAAACGCACTAACGTTCAGGATGGCAGCGTGTTACATCTTACTCGTTCCAGCGCTTCAAACCCGGATGGTTACCCCTTGATCATTGGAGATGATGTGACCGTTGGCCACAAAGTGATGTTACATGGCTGCCAGCTGGGCAATCGCATTTTGGTAGGTATGGGTGCAATTGTCATGGATAATGTCGTAGTAGAGGACGACGTGATCATAGGTGGTGGTGCATTGGTCCCACCCAATAAACGCCTGGAGTCGGGCTACCTGTATGTTGGCAGCCCAGTTAAGCAGGCTCGGCCACTTAACGAGCAGGAAATCGCCTTTTTAAAAACATCGGCGCAGAACTATGTCGAGCTAAAGGATGATTACCTTTCAGAGCTGGACTAA
- the hemF gene encoding oxygen-dependent coproporphyrinogen oxidase, which translates to MTLSQVNLESVKAFLLALQDEICQGLEQADGSGKFIEDAWQREEGGGGRTRVMRDGAVIEQGGVNFSHVYGASMPASATAHRPELAGRSFHACGVSLVIHPKNPHIPTSHANVRFFIAEKEGEAPIWWFGGGFDLTPFYPVLEDVKHWHTVAKEVCDPFGEQVYDDYKKWCDDYFYLKHRKETRGVGGLFFDDLNQWGFDTSFAFMQAVGKGFLDAYVPIMEKRKDTPFSEAQRQFQLYRRGRYVEFNLVWDRGTLFGLQTGGRTESILMSMPPLARWEYDFTPADDAPEALLYKHFLRPRDWLAMSTLDD; encoded by the coding sequence ATGACTTTGAGTCAGGTGAACCTAGAATCTGTTAAAGCCTTCTTGCTTGCCCTGCAGGACGAAATTTGTCAGGGACTGGAACAAGCGGACGGCAGTGGCAAGTTTATTGAAGACGCATGGCAGCGTGAAGAAGGCGGTGGTGGTCGTACACGTGTAATGCGCGACGGCGCGGTGATAGAGCAGGGGGGAGTGAACTTCTCCCACGTCTATGGCGCGTCAATGCCAGCTTCGGCCACAGCCCATCGACCTGAACTGGCAGGGCGTAGCTTTCACGCCTGTGGTGTATCTTTGGTGATCCACCCCAAAAATCCGCATATTCCCACAAGTCACGCGAACGTGCGTTTTTTCATCGCAGAGAAAGAAGGCGAAGCACCTATCTGGTGGTTCGGTGGCGGATTCGATTTGACTCCATTCTATCCGGTGCTTGAGGATGTCAAGCACTGGCACACTGTTGCCAAAGAGGTATGTGACCCATTTGGAGAGCAGGTCTATGATGACTATAAAAAATGGTGTGACGATTACTTCTATCTCAAGCACCGCAAAGAAACCCGGGGTGTGGGAGGTTTGTTCTTTGACGATCTGAACCAGTGGGGTTTTGACACCAGCTTTGCCTTTATGCAAGCGGTAGGCAAAGGCTTCCTGGATGCCTATGTGCCAATCATGGAAAAGCGTAAAGACACGCCGTTCAGTGAAGCGCAGCGTCAGTTCCAGTTATATCGTCGTGGCCGATATGTGGAGTTTAACCTGGTCTGGGACCGTGGCACTTTATTTGGCCTGCAAACGGGTGGACGGACAGAGTCTATTCTGATGTCGATGCCACCGCTGGCACGCTGGGAATATGATTTTACGCCAGCCGATGACGCGCCTGAGGCTTTGTTGTACAAGCACTTTTTGCGCCCAAGAGACTGGCTGGCGATGTCTACGCTAGATGACTAG
- a CDS encoding DUF1488 domain-containing protein, producing MNQQILINDDIHYNDTRKCLIFTAMVSGVLVSCVIATTLPKEQALTHFKAHQFDYEMQAEQQIEEEAYSAQGEIELVQL from the coding sequence ATGAATCAGCAGATCCTGATTAATGATGATATTCACTACAATGACACGCGCAAGTGCCTGATATTCACAGCGATGGTATCGGGGGTGCTGGTTTCTTGCGTGATTGCGACTACGCTTCCAAAAGAGCAGGCGCTCACACATTTTAAAGCACACCAGTTTGATTATGAAATGCAGGCCGAACAGCAAATAGAAGAAGAGGCGTACTCGGCCCAGGGGGAAATTGAATTAGTCCAGCTCTGA
- a CDS encoding LysM peptidoglycan-binding domain-containing protein: MKSHIAALLLATSAVFPALAQTLAVKTSAPERYVVKKGDTLWDISSLYLNSPWKWPALWQWNPQINNPHLIYPGDVLSLHYDSEGNPRLSVAKGVRRLSPQARVISDKNQAIPTLPLAVMEPFMRFEQALGESDFDQLPMVLGSNFNYKMNIEGHLLYVKGDLPRGGNYGIYRKGDAYRDPDNGAILAYESILVGTGRVVRTGNIEAGEPSTVKIESVRREVKPSDVLMPISSGQTYSANFKMTQPVQAISGNIIASSNKLREFSTMAVVVIDLGRKDDLQEGNVLAIHRQSPTVIEKETGPSYIEDASSLDKVITEVSEWFGEDNDEDSVVWHMPKEKVGELMLFKVYDNISYAMVTKTRQPVRVGDSVSSR; encoded by the coding sequence ATGAAATCTCATATTGCCGCCCTTTTGCTGGCAACGAGTGCTGTTTTTCCTGCCCTAGCACAAACGCTGGCGGTTAAAACCAGTGCGCCTGAGCGTTATGTTGTTAAAAAAGGGGATACCCTGTGGGATATTTCTAGCCTGTATCTGAACAGTCCCTGGAAGTGGCCTGCATTATGGCAGTGGAATCCCCAGATCAACAACCCGCATTTGATTTATCCTGGTGACGTTTTATCGCTACATTACGACAGCGAGGGTAACCCGCGTCTGAGTGTGGCAAAAGGGGTGCGTCGGCTATCCCCTCAGGCCAGAGTGATAAGCGATAAAAATCAGGCTATTCCCACTCTTCCTTTGGCGGTTATGGAGCCCTTTATGCGCTTTGAGCAGGCGTTGGGGGAATCAGACTTTGACCAATTGCCTATGGTTTTGGGGTCTAATTTCAACTACAAAATGAACATTGAAGGTCATCTTTTGTATGTTAAAGGGGATCTGCCTCGTGGCGGTAATTATGGTATTTACCGTAAGGGAGATGCCTATCGGGATCCTGATAATGGCGCGATATTGGCGTACGAGTCGATTTTGGTCGGGACCGGCCGGGTGGTCAGAACTGGCAATATTGAAGCCGGTGAGCCAAGTACCGTTAAGATTGAGTCGGTCCGTCGCGAAGTGAAGCCCAGTGATGTACTGATGCCTATCTCCAGTGGACAAACTTATTCAGCAAATTTCAAAATGACACAACCTGTGCAGGCTATTTCGGGCAATATCATAGCTAGCAGTAACAAACTACGTGAGTTCAGTACCATGGCTGTTGTGGTTATCGACTTAGGTCGTAAAGACGACTTGCAAGAGGGGAACGTACTTGCAATCCATCGTCAGTCACCTACAGTGATTGAAAAGGAGACTGGCCCCAGTTATATCGAAGATGCCAGCAGCCTGGATAAAGTTATCACCGAAGTCAGTGAATGGTTTGGCGAAGATAATGATGAAGATAGCGTCGTTTGGCACATGCCTAAGGAAAAGGTTGGCGAGCTAATGCTGTTCAAAGTGTATGACAACATCAGTTATGCCATGGTCACAAAAACACGTCAGCCCGTGCGAGTGGGAGACTCTGTTAGCAGTCGCTAA
- a CDS encoding DUF494 family protein yields MFDILMYLFENYIHSEADIFVEQNELTDELVGAGFNQDEIYKALDWLEQLADLQQSDEIPYLNARPDSAIRIYTEQECAMLDIECRGFLMFVEQIGVIDSTTREMVIDRLCALDKPAICLDDLKWVILMVLFNVPGKEHAYAQMEDLIFEEPTGPLH; encoded by the coding sequence ATGTTTGATATCCTTATGTATTTATTCGAAAACTATATTCACAGCGAAGCGGATATCTTCGTCGAGCAAAATGAACTGACAGATGAACTGGTCGGGGCCGGTTTTAATCAAGACGAGATTTATAAAGCACTGGACTGGCTGGAGCAACTAGCCGATTTACAGCAGTCAGATGAAATTCCCTATTTAAATGCGCGTCCGGACAGTGCGATCCGGATCTACACTGAGCAAGAATGTGCCATGCTGGACATTGAGTGCCGGGGCTTTTTAATGTTTGTTGAGCAAATTGGGGTGATAGACAGCACCACCCGTGAAATGGTCATAGACCGCCTATGTGCACTCGATAAACCGGCCATCTGTCTGGACGATTTAAAATGGGTGATCCTGATGGTACTGTTTAATGTGCCTGGTAAAGAACATGCCTATGCCCAGATGGAAGACCTGATCTTCGAAGAACCCACAGGTCCGTTGCATTAA
- a CDS encoding methyl-accepting chemotaxis protein produces the protein MRVKSIQHKIYALLAITGVLVLIASILSNSSQQKQLAEETVETNIRLLADNYFDSINTMMLTGTMANREILSDKMRNHDNIEDAHIIRGDKINKLYGMGNPNQQPTSDVERAALQGEETLVIEHRDGKRIMTYLKPMVARENYKGTNCLGCHQAQEGDVLGAVRISYSLEDIDDTVHSNTWLSTGLLTGIFATTFVILGVIFRKLFIVRLKTLGRTMRLATQNKDLSLRIDDTIDDELGRLAINFNKMMASFKENIAQVSASSHVLIQSAEQIYNAADTTEQAIQEQKQGTDSVAAAINELESSSSEVKNTTHFASEKSDSSNHLAEQSMAVAERTEQSINQLARDVRQAADQVSQLQTQTLEVGKVLEVISSIAEQTNLLALNAAIEAARAGEAGRGFAVVADEVRTLATRTHDSTDEIKRTIDKLQNEAAQTVSAMSASCEEADDRAMQVKQVAQALKDISNQMHEINALNVQIADATEQQNLAAEEINQSVVAIRDNAEQSLIDAHGSKQISENLLELARSLDEQVRSFRLE, from the coding sequence ATGCGTGTGAAATCCATTCAACATAAAATTTATGCGTTGCTTGCCATTACAGGCGTACTGGTGCTGATCGCCAGTATTTTAAGTAACTCAAGCCAACAAAAACAACTGGCCGAAGAGACCGTCGAGACCAATATTCGCTTATTGGCAGACAATTACTTCGATTCTATCAACACCATGATGCTTACCGGCACCATGGCAAACCGTGAGATCCTCAGCGATAAGATGCGCAATCATGACAATATTGAAGATGCACATATCATTCGGGGCGATAAAATCAACAAGTTGTATGGCATGGGTAATCCCAATCAGCAACCCACTAGTGACGTAGAGCGAGCTGCATTGCAAGGTGAAGAAACCCTTGTAATTGAACATCGTGACGGCAAACGCATCATGACTTACCTCAAGCCCATGGTTGCAAGAGAAAACTACAAAGGGACTAACTGCTTAGGGTGTCATCAGGCGCAAGAAGGCGATGTGCTTGGCGCGGTACGGATCAGTTACTCACTTGAGGACATTGACGACACCGTACACAGCAACACCTGGCTGAGCACAGGCTTACTGACGGGTATTTTTGCCACGACGTTTGTCATTTTGGGTGTTATCTTTCGCAAGCTCTTTATTGTGCGCCTGAAAACGCTGGGTCGCACAATGCGCCTGGCAACCCAGAACAAGGACCTGTCATTGCGTATCGACGATACCATAGATGATGAACTGGGCCGGCTGGCCATTAACTTTAATAAAATGATGGCCTCATTCAAGGAAAACATCGCCCAGGTGTCAGCCTCGTCGCATGTCTTGATCCAATCTGCCGAGCAAATCTACAACGCCGCCGACACCACTGAGCAGGCTATTCAGGAGCAAAAGCAAGGCACGGATTCAGTCGCTGCCGCTATCAACGAATTAGAAAGCTCATCCAGTGAGGTAAAGAACACCACTCATTTTGCCTCTGAAAAGTCTGACAGCAGTAACCATCTGGCTGAACAGAGTATGGCTGTCGCTGAGCGCACAGAGCAGAGCATCAATCAGCTGGCACGCGATGTACGTCAGGCAGCCGATCAGGTCAGTCAGCTACAGACCCAGACACTGGAAGTAGGAAAAGTCTTAGAAGTGATCAGCAGCATTGCCGAACAAACAAACTTACTGGCACTGAATGCCGCCATCGAAGCGGCACGAGCCGGAGAGGCAGGCCGCGGGTTTGCTGTGGTTGCTGACGAAGTGCGTACCCTGGCCACCCGAACGCATGATTCAACCGACGAAATCAAACGCACTATAGACAAACTGCAAAACGAAGCAGCACAAACCGTGAGTGCCATGAGCGCGTCTTGTGAGGAAGCGGATGATCGCGCCATGCAGGTGAAGCAGGTGGCACAAGCACTCAAGGACATTTCAAATCAGATGCATGAGATCAACGCATTGAATGTGCAAATTGCCGATGCAACGGAGCAGCAGAATCTGGCCGCAGAGGAGATCAATCAAAGTGTGGTGGCCATCCGTGACAATGCGGAACAGTCCTTAATTGACGCCCATGGCAGCAAACAGATCAGTGAAAACCTGCTGGAGCTTGCCCGCTCTTTAGATGAGCAGGTACGTAGTTTTCGATTGGAGTAA
- the dprA gene encoding DNA-processing protein DprA, whose amino-acid sequence MTPLDLRHSLALRICPGLGSNTLERAVQHIMPAELFTVSPRRLREVGLPQDAIQYLQAPDWHFIDTLIQQCIEQHIQLVGYFDAAYPPLLKQISSAPLMLFCKGRLSLLSQPQIAIVGSRNATATGLDIAREFGRALSDVGMAVTSGLARGVDGAAHQGALSQGGATLAVLGTGVDVVYPRRHNRLYQQVAEQGLLVSEFLPGSQPKAEHFPRRNRIISGLSLGVLVVEAEIKSGSLITARYALEQNKEVFAVPGSIRNPLSQGCHHLLKDGAKLTERVEDILEEVRFFSENGLYIVESDKKQEHCPVLQNLGFEVTSVDTLSQRTQWPVEKVLARLLDLELEDKVERVLDGYIKLARG is encoded by the coding sequence ATGACACCATTGGATTTACGACACAGCCTGGCACTGAGGATATGTCCTGGGCTGGGTAGCAACACGCTGGAGCGGGCTGTCCAACATATCATGCCCGCCGAGCTCTTTACTGTGTCACCACGCAGATTACGCGAAGTCGGGTTGCCTCAGGATGCAATCCAATACCTGCAAGCGCCAGACTGGCATTTTATCGATACTCTGATTCAGCAATGTATAGAACAGCATATCCAGTTGGTCGGCTACTTTGATGCCGCCTACCCCCCATTATTAAAACAGATCAGTAGTGCACCGTTGATGCTCTTTTGCAAAGGGCGGTTGTCTTTATTATCTCAGCCGCAGATTGCCATTGTGGGCAGTCGTAATGCTACTGCTACCGGGCTGGATATAGCCAGAGAGTTTGGTCGCGCGCTCAGTGATGTGGGTATGGCTGTGACTTCCGGGCTCGCCAGGGGCGTCGATGGCGCGGCGCACCAGGGCGCACTGAGTCAGGGAGGGGCGACTTTGGCTGTGCTTGGTACCGGAGTCGACGTGGTGTATCCGCGCCGACACAACCGGCTATATCAACAGGTAGCGGAGCAGGGGCTATTAGTCAGCGAATTTCTCCCCGGCAGCCAGCCCAAGGCAGAGCACTTTCCTCGTCGTAACCGAATTATTTCCGGGCTGTCATTAGGGGTACTGGTTGTAGAAGCCGAAATAAAGAGTGGTTCTTTAATCACAGCGCGATATGCGCTGGAGCAAAACAAAGAAGTATTTGCGGTGCCCGGATCGATCCGCAACCCCTTATCTCAGGGGTGTCATCATTTATTGAAAGACGGCGCAAAATTAACGGAGCGAGTCGAGGATATTCTCGAAGAGGTAAGATTTTTCTCCGAAAACGGTCTATATATAGTAGAAAGTGACAAAAAACAGGAGCACTGCCCCGTATTGCAAAATCTCGGCTTTGAGGTAACCAGTGTAGATACCTTATCGCAGAGGACCCAGTGGCCAGTAGAGAAGGTGCTTGCCAGACTGCTGGACCTTGAGCTTGAAGACAAAGTAGAACGCGTATTAGACGGCTACATCAAATTAGCGAGGGGTTAA
- a CDS encoding IS630 family transposase, whose product MRILALAHFFEGKSRYQIAEYLKVSRTSVNKWVKDYLDYGLEGLEDLPRSGRPCKLDGAQLKQLKAYVLDSIDRTEGGRLTLEDIQQYISESFHIEYELSAVHRLLKRQNFSWISSRSIHPKGNQAHQEAFKKLRAGNDPSHLGTPAS is encoded by the coding sequence GTGCGTATACTCGCACTGGCTCATTTCTTTGAAGGTAAATCTCGCTATCAGATTGCTGAATATTTAAAGGTCAGTCGTACTAGCGTAAACAAATGGGTCAAAGACTATCTCGATTATGGATTGGAGGGCCTGGAAGACCTGCCTCGCTCGGGCCGTCCTTGCAAACTGGATGGTGCACAACTGAAGCAGCTTAAAGCATATGTACTCGACTCTATAGACCGCACGGAAGGTGGTCGGCTAACATTAGAAGATATTCAGCAGTATATATCTGAGTCTTTTCACATTGAGTACGAGTTATCAGCTGTTCACAGATTGTTGAAAAGACAAAACTTCTCATGGATCAGCAGCCGGTCAATACACCCTAAAGGAAACCAGGCTCACCAAGAAGCTTTTAAAAAACTTCGAGCTGGAAACGATCCTTCACACCTCGGGACACCTGCTTCCTGA
- the aroE gene encoding shikimate dehydrogenase, with protein sequence MDKYAVFGNPIKHSKSPAIHTQFAGQFNSVIEYRAVLAELSEFESTVMEFFAQGGLGANVTLPFKERAYQMAGHLTDRARLAGAVNTLMLQPDGSVLGDNTDGAGLVADLLRHTETLSGARILLIGAGGAARGCVYPLLQAGAATVVVANRTAEKALQLAHLFAEYGEVQGVALNDIPDRAYDLVINSTSSSVTGQVPDIDPLHVSNCELAYDMFYSDQQTAFLAWVAEYNAKAHCVDGMGMLVGQAAEAFALWRGQMPEVVPVLNAMKEGRL encoded by the coding sequence ATGGATAAATACGCGGTTTTTGGAAACCCGATTAAGCATTCTAAATCTCCTGCCATTCATACGCAATTTGCGGGTCAGTTTAATTCGGTCATTGAGTACCGGGCCGTTCTGGCTGAATTATCTGAATTCGAATCGACGGTAATGGAATTCTTTGCCCAAGGTGGCCTGGGTGCCAATGTCACCTTACCCTTTAAAGAGCGTGCGTATCAAATGGCTGGCCATTTGACGGATCGCGCCAGGTTAGCCGGTGCGGTCAATACGTTGATGCTTCAGCCAGATGGTTCAGTACTGGGTGACAATACAGATGGAGCTGGCTTAGTTGCAGATTTACTGCGTCATACAGAAACCTTATCAGGCGCCAGAATACTGCTGATTGGCGCGGGCGGTGCTGCGCGTGGTTGTGTATATCCACTTTTGCAGGCTGGGGCGGCCACTGTGGTGGTTGCCAATCGTACCGCAGAAAAGGCACTGCAACTTGCTCATTTGTTTGCTGAATATGGCGAAGTTCAGGGCGTTGCACTAAATGACATTCCAGATAGGGCTTATGATTTGGTGATTAACTCAACATCATCGAGTGTCACAGGGCAGGTGCCAGACATTGATCCTCTGCACGTCAGCAACTGCGAACTGGCGTATGACATGTTTTATAGCGATCAGCAAACAGCCTTTTTGGCTTGGGTCGCTGAGTATAATGCGAAAGCGCACTGTGTGGATGGTATGGGCATGCTGGTAGGACAAGCCGCTGAAGCGTTTGCATTGTGGCGAGGTCAAATGCCTGAGGTTGTCCCGGTACTCAATGCAATGAAAGAGGGTAGGCTATGA
- a CDS encoding transposase yields the protein MWFQDEARFGQQTSTTKVWAEKGSRPRVVKQQQFEYAYLFGAVCPTTGETEALISPIVNKEVMYSHLEQISQRTQPGRMAVVVMDRAAWHFKDGLVKGLENVVIIRLPPYTNFT from the coding sequence GTGTGGTTTCAGGACGAAGCACGATTTGGTCAGCAAACTTCAACAACAAAGGTTTGGGCTGAAAAAGGCTCACGTCCAAGAGTTGTAAAGCAGCAACAATTCGAATATGCCTATCTATTTGGTGCAGTGTGTCCAACAACTGGTGAAACAGAAGCACTCATCTCACCTATAGTGAATAAAGAAGTCATGTATTCTCACCTGGAGCAAATATCACAAAGGACTCAACCAGGAAGAATGGCTGTGGTCGTCATGGATCGCGCAGCCTGGCACTTCAAAGATGGTTTGGTAAAAGGCCTGGAGAATGTAGTGATCATTAGGCTGCCACCTTATACCAATTTCACTTAA
- a CDS encoding topoisomerase DNA-binding C4 zinc finger domain-containing protein, whose translation MSKIDHSLFNADQHALEREYEVCPKCGSELVIKHSKSGPFLGCASYPACDYIRAIAHHDNHDIKVLEDSACPLCSEPLVVRNGRYGMFIGCTGYPQCHYIAHDEEPEEAPGPSCPKCHKGTLHKRKNKYGKFFYACDTYPQCKYSVNHPPIAHPCEACGWPVMVQKHRAGKAVLQCPQKVCQHTIEEPQ comes from the coding sequence ATGAGTAAAATAGATCATTCATTGTTTAATGCAGACCAGCATGCCCTGGAGCGGGAGTACGAAGTATGCCCCAAGTGTGGCTCTGAACTGGTGATCAAACACAGTAAGTCGGGCCCTTTCCTTGGTTGTGCCAGTTACCCCGCGTGCGATTATATTCGCGCCATCGCCCATCATGATAACCATGATATCAAGGTGCTCGAAGACAGTGCCTGCCCTTTGTGTAGCGAGCCGCTGGTAGTGCGTAATGGTCGCTACGGGATGTTTATCGGGTGCACAGGTTATCCTCAGTGCCACTATATTGCCCACGATGAAGAGCCAGAAGAAGCACCGGGCCCGTCCTGCCCCAAATGCCATAAAGGCACCTTACATAAACGCAAGAACAAGTACGGCAAGTTTTTTTATGCCTGTGATACATACCCGCAGTGCAAGTACAGTGTGAATCATCCGCCGATTGCACACCCTTGTGAGGCGTGCGGCTGGCCCGTCATGGTGCAAAAACACCGGGCTGGAAAAGCTGTGCTACAATGCCCGCAGAAAGTTTGTCAGCATACAATTGAGGAGCCTCAGTGA
- a CDS encoding Sua5/YciO/YrdC/YwlC family protein → MSEQDTQRQLPQNAVEALQQGGLICYPTEAIFGLGCDPDNEQAVHALLALKDRPVEKGLILIADNFAQCLPYVDDSKIPQDKRAEIFSSWPGPVTWLLPVKANAPVWVTGGNPSIAIRVTDHPVVKELCQAFGKPIVSTSANFSGEEPAKTLAEAQAAFGDRVTFYQAGELGKQTSPSQIRDALSGKIIRS, encoded by the coding sequence GTGAGCGAACAAGACACGCAACGCCAGTTACCCCAAAATGCCGTCGAAGCATTACAACAAGGGGGGCTTATCTGTTACCCGACCGAAGCCATTTTTGGTCTGGGCTGTGATCCCGATAACGAACAAGCCGTCCATGCGCTGCTGGCACTGAAAGACCGCCCAGTAGAAAAAGGACTGATCCTGATCGCCGACAATTTTGCCCAGTGTTTGCCGTACGTCGATGACAGTAAAATCCCGCAGGATAAACGTGCAGAGATATTTTCTTCCTGGCCCGGCCCGGTGACCTGGTTGTTACCAGTAAAAGCGAACGCACCTGTGTGGGTGACGGGCGGCAACCCGAGCATTGCAATTCGCGTGACCGATCACCCTGTAGTGAAAGAGTTGTGTCAGGCATTTGGCAAACCGATTGTTTCTACGAGTGCCAACTTCAGTGGTGAAGAGCCGGCTAAGACCTTGGCTGAAGCTCAGGCTGCATTTGGTGATCGGGTGACATTTTATCAGGCGGGTGAGTTGGGTAAACAAACTAGCCCAAGTCAGATCCGTGATGCCTTAAGTGGCAAAATCATAAGGAGTTAA